CCACTTTATTTACTATAGGCTTAGCTGGTGCGATAACATCAACAACTTTTGTAGTTGCTGCTGCACTTGTATTACCTGCAGAATCTTTTGCATAAACACTTAAAGTAACTCCTGCTTTTTGTGTTTTAATTGTTACAGAATAAGTTCCTTTTGATGATGCTTTAGCAGTACCGATTTGAGTACTTCCTACTTTTACACTTATAGTAGAGTTAGCTTCTGCTTTACCTGTAACAACTACATCATTATTATCCACTTTATTTATGATCGGTTTATTTGGAGCAACATTGTCCTCGAAACCAGTCGCGATAGCATATAAGTCATCTTCTGTATTATTGTCAATATCGTCTGCATTATCATAATCCATAACTCCTACATAATAAGTACCAGCTTTTGCTTTATATGCTTGGTACTCAGTCCCGTCATCGTCATATTCCGAACCTAAGTATACTAATTTTTTACTCTCAACAAAATCCTTTTCTACAGCTGCAAATAATAAATCAATATTAATAGAGTTAGTTGCCCCAGCAACATATAAAAGTCCATCAGTCGGTACGACTACTTTATGTAAATCTAAATCATACAAAGGTAGTAACTGCCCAATCAAGATTTTCTGATATGATGTATTGTCTGCATAATCAAACTCATCATTGTATTCCGTCTCATAAATAAAATCATCATCTGCACTAGTGACATTACCTTTATTCATAGTTCCCATTTTATTAAAGCTTTTTACTGAAAAGGATCGAGCATAGTTTACT
This genomic interval from Gottfriedia acidiceleris contains the following:
- a CDS encoding Ig-like domain-containing protein, encoding MLNKKILSLVTLGLLVSPLSLGTVKAEGKGNELSKKMIEHQVKKPLPKGILDFHTFNQLGKEVNYARSFSVKSFNKMGTMNKGNVTSADDDFIYETEYNDEFDYADNTSYQKILIGQLLPLYDLDLHKVVVPTDGLLYVAGATNSINIDLLFAAVEKDFVESKKLVYLGSEYDDDGTEYQAYKAKAGTYYVGVMDYDNADDIDNNTEDDLYAIATGFEDNVAPNKPIINKVDNNDVVVTGKAEANSTISVKVGSTQIGTAKASSKGTYSVTIKTQKAGVTLSVYAKDSAGNTSAAATTKVVDVIAPAKPIVNKVDNNDKVVTGKAEANSTVTVKRGSTVLGTAKANSSGNYSLPIAIQSAGTKLTVTAKDAAGNVSAATTVTVVDVIAPAKPKVNRVDDNDLKVTGKAEANSTVTVRVGSTVLGTAKADSKGNFTVKIKAQKKGTIIAVTAKDAAGNTSQATTVKVVKH